One Mycolicibacter sp. MU0083 DNA window includes the following coding sequences:
- a CDS encoding acyl-CoA dehydrogenase family protein — protein sequence MDFAPNPEQQAVADVVTSVLDRDNSWEALVAGGVSALAVPERLGGDGLGLSEVTTALTEIGRHGTISPALATLGFGLVPLLDLATDAQQDRYLAGVAKGAVLTAAFDEPAAALPEQPAVKLAGNRLSGTKVGVPYAEQAEWIVVTADTGVAVISAKADGVTLTKTPTANHSDEYVVVFADAEVDQVLEGATAHRVNELLLASIGAFTSGLVAGALRLTADYVGSREQFNRPLSTFQTVAAQLSEVYIVSRTITLATTSVVWRLANDLDATDDLAVLGYWITSQAPPVMQLCHHMHGGMGMDIDYPMDRYYSSIKDLNRLLGGRSQRLDLVGAQCSSI from the coding sequence GTGGATTTCGCACCGAACCCGGAGCAGCAGGCCGTCGCCGATGTGGTGACGTCGGTGCTCGACCGGGACAACAGTTGGGAAGCGCTGGTCGCCGGCGGTGTGTCGGCACTGGCGGTGCCGGAGCGCCTGGGCGGCGACGGGCTCGGGCTGTCCGAGGTCACCACGGCGCTCACCGAGATCGGTCGGCACGGGACCATCAGCCCGGCGTTGGCCACCCTCGGGTTCGGCCTGGTGCCGCTGCTGGACCTGGCCACCGACGCGCAGCAGGACCGCTACCTGGCCGGGGTGGCCAAGGGCGCGGTACTGACCGCCGCGTTCGACGAGCCGGCCGCCGCACTGCCCGAACAGCCCGCGGTGAAGCTGGCCGGTAATCGGTTGTCCGGCACCAAGGTCGGTGTGCCTTACGCCGAGCAGGCCGAGTGGATCGTGGTCACCGCCGACACCGGTGTCGCGGTGATCTCCGCCAAGGCCGACGGTGTCACCCTGACCAAGACACCGACCGCGAACCACAGCGACGAATACGTGGTGGTGTTCGCCGACGCCGAGGTCGACCAGGTGCTCGAGGGCGCCACCGCCCACCGGGTCAACGAGTTGCTGCTCGCCTCGATCGGCGCGTTCACCTCCGGCCTGGTCGCCGGGGCGCTGCGACTGACCGCCGACTACGTGGGCAGCCGGGAACAGTTCAACCGGCCGCTGTCGACGTTCCAGACCGTGGCCGCCCAACTCTCCGAGGTCTACATCGTCTCGCGCACCATCACGCTGGCGACGACGTCGGTGGTGTGGCGGCTGGCCAACGACCTCGACGCCACCGACGACCTCGCGGTGCTCGGCTACTGGATCACCTCGCAGGCACCGCCGGTGATGCAGCTCTGCCACCACATGCACGGTGGCATGGGCATGGACATCGACTATCCGATGGACCGCTACTACTCCTCGATCAAGGACCTCAACCGCCTGCTCGGCGGCCGGTCACAGCGTCTCGACCTGGTGGGAGCCCAATGTTCGTCGATCTGA
- a CDS encoding cytochrome P450, whose protein sequence is MGCPVPHDLDLLDSELNLKGLPVKELAELRKSEPVHWVDVPGGTGGFGDKGYWLVTKHKDVKDVSLRSEVFSSAMNGAIPVWPQDMTREAVDLQRAVMLNMDAPHHTRLRKIISRGFTPRALARLEDELRSRAQKIAESAAASNTGDFVEQVSCELPLQAIAELLGVPQDDRGKLFRWSNEMTAGEDPEYADVDPAMSSFELITYAMKMAEERGVNPTDDIVTKLIQADVDGEKLSDDEFGFFVVMLAVAGNETSRNSITHGMVAFSQNPDQWELYKKERPKTAVDEIIRWATPVSAFQRTASEDTEISGVKIKAGERVVMSYRSANFDEEVFEDPFTFNILRDPNPHVGFGGTGAHYCIGANLARLTIDLIFNAIADHMPDLKPIGDPERLKSGWLNGIKHWPVDYSGACPVAH, encoded by the coding sequence ATGGGCTGCCCCGTCCCCCACGACTTAGACCTCCTCGACTCGGAGCTGAACCTCAAAGGCCTGCCGGTCAAGGAGCTCGCCGAGCTGCGTAAGTCCGAGCCGGTGCACTGGGTCGACGTGCCCGGCGGCACCGGTGGCTTCGGTGACAAGGGCTACTGGCTGGTGACCAAGCACAAGGACGTCAAGGACGTCTCGCTGCGCAGCGAGGTCTTCTCCAGTGCGATGAACGGCGCCATCCCGGTCTGGCCGCAGGACATGACCCGCGAAGCGGTCGATCTGCAGCGCGCGGTGATGCTCAACATGGACGCCCCGCACCACACCCGGTTGCGCAAGATCATCTCGCGCGGCTTCACGCCCCGCGCGCTGGCGCGGCTCGAGGACGAGCTGAGGTCACGCGCGCAGAAGATCGCCGAGAGCGCCGCGGCCAGCAACACCGGCGACTTCGTCGAGCAGGTCTCCTGCGAACTGCCGCTGCAGGCCATCGCCGAACTGCTCGGTGTGCCCCAGGACGACCGCGGCAAGCTGTTCCGCTGGTCCAACGAGATGACCGCCGGTGAAGACCCCGAGTACGCCGACGTCGACCCGGCCATGTCGTCGTTCGAGCTGATCACCTACGCGATGAAGATGGCCGAAGAGCGGGGCGTGAACCCCACCGACGACATCGTCACCAAGCTGATCCAGGCCGACGTCGACGGCGAGAAGCTCAGCGACGACGAGTTCGGCTTCTTCGTGGTCATGCTCGCCGTGGCCGGCAACGAGACCAGCCGCAACTCGATCACCCACGGCATGGTCGCGTTCTCGCAGAACCCCGACCAGTGGGAGCTGTACAAGAAGGAACGCCCGAAGACCGCCGTGGACGAGATCATCCGTTGGGCCACCCCGGTTTCGGCGTTCCAGCGCACCGCCAGCGAAGACACCGAGATCTCCGGCGTGAAGATCAAGGCCGGTGAGCGAGTGGTGATGTCCTACCGTTCGGCCAACTTCGACGAAGAGGTGTTCGAGGACCCGTTCACCTTCAACATCCTGCGTGACCCGAACCCGCACGTCGGCTTCGGCGGCACCGGTGCGCACTACTGCATCGGCGCCAACCTGGCCCGCCTGACGATCGACCTGATCTTCAACGCGATCGCCGACCACATGCCCGACCTGAAACCGATCGGCGACCCCGAGCGGTTGAAGTCCGGCTGGCTCAACGGCATCAAGCACTGGCCGGTCGACTACAGCGGCGCGTGCCCGGTAGCGCACTGA
- a CDS encoding steroid 3-ketoacyl-CoA thiolase: MGNPVIVEATRSPIGKRNGWLSGLHATELLGAVQKALVAKAGIDAGSVEQVIGGCVTQFGEQGNNVTRQSWLVAGLPEHVGATSVDCQCGSAQQANHLIAGLIATGAIDIGIACGVEAMSRVPLGANGGGARAASWDIDLPDQFTAAERIAKRRGITRADVDALGLRSQQLAKQAWAEGRFDREISAIEAPVIDENKQPTAELNMVSRDQGLRDTTIEGLSALKPVIEGGIHTAGTSSQISDGAAAVLWMDEDKAKALGFKPRARIISQANVGAEPYYHLDGPVQSTARVLEKAGMTMADIDLVEINEAFASVVLSWADVHKADMDRVNVNGGAIALGHPVGSTGSRLITTALHELERTDASTALITMCAGGALSTGTIIERL, translated from the coding sequence ATGGGTAATCCTGTCATCGTCGAAGCCACGCGTAGCCCCATCGGTAAACGAAACGGCTGGTTGTCCGGCCTGCACGCCACCGAGCTTCTCGGGGCGGTGCAGAAGGCACTGGTCGCCAAGGCGGGCATCGACGCGGGCAGCGTCGAACAGGTCATCGGCGGTTGCGTCACCCAGTTCGGCGAGCAGGGCAACAACGTCACCCGGCAGTCCTGGCTGGTCGCCGGACTGCCCGAGCACGTCGGCGCCACCAGCGTCGACTGCCAGTGCGGCAGCGCGCAGCAGGCCAACCACCTGATCGCCGGCCTGATCGCCACCGGCGCCATCGACATCGGCATCGCCTGCGGTGTGGAGGCGATGAGCCGGGTGCCGCTGGGCGCCAACGGCGGCGGCGCTCGCGCGGCGTCCTGGGACATCGACCTGCCCGACCAGTTCACGGCGGCTGAGCGCATCGCCAAGCGGCGCGGCATCACCCGGGCCGACGTGGACGCGCTGGGGCTGCGCTCCCAGCAGCTGGCCAAGCAGGCCTGGGCCGAGGGACGGTTCGACCGGGAGATCTCCGCGATCGAGGCGCCGGTGATCGACGAGAACAAGCAGCCCACCGCCGAGCTGAACATGGTCAGCCGCGACCAGGGCCTGCGCGACACCACCATCGAGGGCCTGTCGGCACTCAAGCCGGTGATCGAGGGCGGTATCCACACCGCCGGCACCTCGTCACAGATCTCCGACGGTGCGGCCGCGGTGCTCTGGATGGACGAGGACAAGGCCAAGGCGCTCGGATTCAAGCCGCGGGCCCGGATCATCAGCCAGGCCAACGTCGGCGCCGAGCCCTACTACCACCTGGACGGTCCGGTGCAGTCCACCGCCCGGGTGCTGGAGAAGGCCGGCATGACCATGGCCGACATCGACCTGGTCGAGATCAACGAGGCGTTCGCGTCTGTGGTGCTGTCCTGGGCCGACGTCCACAAGGCGGACATGGACCGCGTCAACGTCAACGGCGGCGCGATCGCGCTGGGCCACCCGGTGGGGTCCACCGGCAGCCGGCTGATCACCACCGCCCTGCACGAGCTCGAGCGCACCGACGCCTCGACCGCGTTGATCACCATGTGTGCCGGTGGCGCGCTGTCGACCGGCACCATCATCGAGCGTCTCTAG
- a CDS encoding nitroreductase family deazaflavin-dependent oxidoreductase — protein MSNPDIPEKPKSLDSPVTGTIIKWMSRANTWAFKATGGRVGAKWRLGTKHFGDVPEVGILTTIGRKSGQQRESPLLFLREGDRVVLVASQGGRSTNPMWYLNLKANPQVTFRVRGEVLSLRARDADESERAAYWPKLDAMYPDFVNYRAWAGREIPIVICDP, from the coding sequence GTGAGCAACCCAGACATCCCCGAGAAACCGAAGTCGCTGGATTCGCCGGTCACCGGCACGATCATCAAGTGGATGTCGCGGGCCAACACCTGGGCCTTCAAGGCGACCGGCGGCCGGGTGGGCGCCAAATGGCGACTGGGCACCAAGCATTTCGGTGATGTCCCCGAGGTCGGCATCCTGACCACCATCGGACGTAAGAGCGGCCAGCAGCGGGAGTCCCCGCTGCTGTTCCTGCGCGAAGGCGACCGGGTGGTTCTGGTGGCCTCGCAGGGTGGGCGTTCCACCAACCCGATGTGGTACCTGAATCTGAAGGCCAACCCGCAGGTGACGTTCCGGGTCCGCGGCGAGGTGTTGTCGCTGCGTGCCCGCGACGCCGACGAATCCGAGCGGGCGGCCTACTGGCCCAAGCTGGACGCGATGTACCCGGACTTCGTCAACTACCGGGCCTGGGCCGGTCGGGAGATCCCGATCGTCATCTGCGACCCCTAA